From Dehalococcoidia bacterium, a single genomic window includes:
- the sodN gene encoding superoxide dismutase, Ni — MFTRLAFGLLNRLLPAQEAHAHCDIPCGIYDPISAKIAAQTVLKMVMRMESLPKPDPNNPASVLAYYNSLARYIATKEHHAELCKRELDILWHDYFRPEHLQKYPDLHDIFWKTLKLASRCKQTVDRKAAEELVAAVDRIAEIFWATKGVQYSDPVAQVRFGT, encoded by the coding sequence GCCCAGGAGGCCCACGCCCACTGCGACATCCCCTGTGGCATATACGACCCCATCTCCGCCAAGATCGCCGCCCAAACCGTCCTCAAGATGGTCATGCGTATGGAATCCCTACCCAAGCCCGACCCCAACAACCCCGCCTCCGTGCTGGCCTACTATAATTCCCTGGCCCGCTACATCGCCACCAAAGAGCACCATGCCGAACTGTGTAAGCGGGAACTGGACATCCTCTGGCACGACTACTTCCGCCCTGAGCACCTGCAGAAATATCCCGATTTGCACGATATCTTCTGGAAGACCCTCAAACTGGCCTCTCGCTGCAAGCAGACCGTTGATCGCAAAGCGGCTGAGGAGTTGGTTGCTGCGGTAGACCGCATCGCCGAAATCTTCTGGGCGACTAAGGGCGTCCAGTACTCGGACCCCGTGGCGCAGGTGCGCTTTGGCACCTAG